The following proteins are encoded in a genomic region of Thioclava nitratireducens:
- a CDS encoding DUF1127 domain-containing protein, protein MFTLSRTRPVPARHGRLSLIARVARVLEARRSRMALEKLDDHLLRDIGISREIARQEVRRFL, encoded by the coding sequence ATGTTTACCCTGTCGCGGACCCGTCCCGTTCCCGCTCGTCATGGCCGTCTGAGCCTGATCGCGCGCGTTGCGCGCGTCCTCGAAGCGCGCCGTTCGCGGATGGCGCTGGAGAAACTCGATGACCATCTGCTCAGAGATATCGGAATCAGCCGGGAGATTGCCCGGCAAGAAGTGCGCCGCTTCCTGTGA
- a CDS encoding Hint domain-containing protein gives MTRSMRATDIAEILAQSPAQGLRCTAMARTESLRLEFDSHDETDGHISGFDASGDTVFSGSIAAFRAAIPCVTPETRVATEAGGVPAGDLRPGARLVTRESGVQTLRWIGSRVFTAADLALNPLLSPVRIRAGALGEGHPVQDMRVSPNHRLMSPLRGNLVSAQELVGLDGVEAERAAGGVRYLQLLLDAPEMLLCDGLWVESFRPELAMLAGFDAAQRAELLALRPDLSRRDAEAALPETHPTE, from the coding sequence ATGACGCGGAGCATGCGCGCAACGGATATCGCGGAGATTTTGGCGCAATCGCCGGCTCAGGGGCTGCGATGTACCGCGATGGCGCGCACCGAGTCGCTGCGCCTGGAATTCGACAGCCATGACGAGACGGACGGCCATATCAGTGGCTTTGACGCATCCGGAGATACGGTTTTTTCCGGCTCCATCGCTGCGTTTCGCGCGGCCATTCCCTGCGTGACGCCCGAGACGCGGGTCGCAACCGAGGCTGGCGGTGTTCCTGCGGGCGATTTGCGCCCCGGTGCGCGGCTGGTGACGCGCGAGTCCGGTGTTCAGACGCTGCGCTGGATCGGTTCACGAGTGTTCACGGCTGCCGATCTCGCGCTCAATCCTCTGCTGAGCCCGGTGCGTATCCGCGCGGGCGCGCTTGGCGAGGGGCATCCGGTGCAGGATATGCGCGTATCACCCAATCACCGTCTGATGTCGCCGCTACGGGGGAATCTCGTTTCCGCGCAAGAGCTTGTCGGGCTGGACGGGGTCGAGGCCGAGCGGGCGGCGGGCGGCGTGCGCTATCTGCAATTGCTACTCGACGCGCCGGAAATGTTGCTCTGCGACGGGCTATGGGTCGAGAGTTTCCGACCGGAGTTGGCGATGCTGGCGGGCTTCGATGCGGCGCAGCGGGCGGAGCTTCTGGCGCTGCGCCCCGATCTGTCCCGGCGCGACGCCGAGGCCGCCTTGCCCGAGACGCACCCCACCGAGTGA
- a CDS encoding Hint domain-containing protein: MTYFYYHHDDDDCDKNSDPNATNDSASVKYNTAQTIAVLANDSDPDGDPLKVQWASDPAHGSVTVNADGTITYTPEPNYSGTDSFTYKIYDGQGGYDTATVTINVSAPDGIVEGTSGGDLIDDHYTGDPEGDMVDNNDAILPGAAPNDDYIIAGDGNDTVYAGQGDDSVEGGQGDDLIYGEGGNDTISGDAGNDTIYGDNDPAGGPAADPVSETVDWSHFQTDCGEVKDQTVDLGETKVHFDFQSQDYGAKATLTTSAQYTEAGENFDSCSALQLYGAGGDCEGGVSPTSTTVLTFSSDNSDYTGEVQGLSFRINDLDRSDSYDDHVDVVTLSAFDTDGNPVAITIDPEGNQTVTDNGDGTYTITGGDQDDGSLHQDDKIGSVKVTINDPTAKLSIAYSNGGATDQAISITDMTYDTCPVENDPGEPGDDSLMGGLGDDVLYGQQGNDTLEGGHGSDNLDGGQGNDTLDGGADADTVSGGDDRDLFIVGSSTDGIGDTLDGGEGGDDYDTLDLQGAGPLRVHSTVTDYDPVSGVSTYAGTVDFLDGSGNVTGTLEFSNMEEVIPCFTPGTLIATPRGEVPVETLREGDKVLTRDNGIQEVRWAGRADMTHEQLARAPHLKPVLIRKGSLGNDLPERDMMVSPNHRMLVANDKTALYFEEHEVLVAAKHLVGNQGVDTVETLGTSYLHFMFDRHEVLLANGAWTESFQPGDQTLGGMGNSQRQEIFEIFPELQTAKGREAYQAARKTLKKHEANVLRMS; the protein is encoded by the coding sequence ATGACTTATTTCTACTATCATCACGACGACGATGATTGCGACAAGAATTCCGATCCGAATGCTACCAACGACAGCGCGAGCGTTAAGTACAACACCGCGCAGACGATCGCCGTTCTCGCGAATGACAGCGACCCCGATGGCGACCCGCTCAAGGTGCAGTGGGCGAGCGACCCGGCGCATGGCTCGGTCACGGTGAATGCCGATGGCACGATCACCTACACGCCCGAACCCAACTATTCCGGCACCGACAGCTTCACCTACAAGATCTATGACGGGCAGGGCGGCTACGACACCGCGACCGTTACGATCAACGTGAGCGCGCCCGACGGTATCGTCGAAGGCACCTCCGGCGGCGACCTGATCGACGATCATTACACCGGCGATCCCGAAGGCGACATGGTCGACAATAACGACGCGATCCTTCCGGGCGCCGCGCCGAATGACGACTACATCATCGCGGGCGACGGCAATGACACGGTCTATGCCGGTCAGGGCGACGACTCCGTCGAGGGCGGCCAGGGCGACGATCTGATCTATGGCGAGGGCGGCAACGACACGATCTCGGGCGATGCCGGAAACGACACGATCTATGGCGACAACGATCCGGCCGGTGGCCCCGCGGCCGATCCGGTCTCGGAAACCGTGGACTGGAGCCATTTCCAGACCGATTGCGGCGAGGTGAAGGACCAGACTGTCGATCTGGGCGAGACCAAGGTCCATTTCGACTTCCAGTCGCAGGATTACGGGGCGAAGGCGACGCTGACGACCTCTGCGCAATATACCGAAGCTGGCGAGAACTTCGACAGCTGCTCGGCGCTGCAGCTCTACGGTGCGGGCGGCGATTGCGAAGGCGGTGTGTCGCCGACCTCGACGACCGTCTTGACCTTCTCTTCGGACAATAGCGATTACACCGGTGAGGTTCAGGGGTTGAGCTTCCGGATCAACGATCTCGATCGTTCGGACAGCTATGACGACCATGTCGATGTCGTGACGCTCTCGGCCTTCGATACCGACGGCAACCCGGTCGCGATCACGATCGATCCCGAGGGCAACCAGACGGTCACCGACAATGGCGACGGCACCTACACCATCACCGGTGGCGATCAGGACGACGGCAGCCTGCATCAGGACGACAAGATCGGTTCGGTCAAGGTCACCATCAATGATCCGACCGCAAAGCTGAGCATCGCCTATTCGAATGGCGGGGCGACGGATCAGGCGATCTCGATCACCGACATGACCTATGACACCTGCCCGGTGGAAAATGATCCGGGCGAGCCCGGCGACGACAGCCTGATGGGCGGTCTGGGCGATGACGTGCTCTACGGTCAGCAAGGCAACGACACGCTGGAGGGCGGTCACGGATCGGACAATCTCGATGGCGGCCAGGGTAACGATACGCTCGATGGCGGCGCGGATGCGGACACCGTCTCCGGTGGCGACGATCGCGATCTGTTCATCGTGGGGTCCTCGACCGATGGCATCGGAGACACGCTCGACGGCGGCGAAGGCGGCGACGATTACGACACGCTCGACCTGCAGGGCGCGGGGCCGCTGCGTGTTCATTCCACGGTCACCGATTACGATCCGGTCTCGGGTGTCAGCACCTATGCCGGGACGGTCGACTTCCTCGACGGCTCGGGAAATGTCACCGGTACGCTCGAATTCTCCAACATGGAAGAGGTCATCCCCTGCTTCACGCCGGGTACTCTGATCGCGACGCCGCGTGGCGAGGTTCCGGTGGAGACGCTGCGCGAAGGCGACAAGGTCCTGACCCGCGATAACGGCATTCAGGAGGTCCGCTGGGCCGGCCGCGCCGACATGACGCATGAGCAGCTCGCGCGCGCACCGCATCTCAAGCCGGTGCTGATCCGCAAGGGCTCGCTCGGCAACGACCTGCCCGAGCGCGACATGATGGTCTCGCCGAACCACCGAATGCTCGTCGCCAATGACAAGACTGCGCTCTATTTCGAAGAGCACGAGGTTCTCGTCGCGGCCAAGCATCTCGTCGGCAATCAGGGCGTGGACACGGTGGAGACGCTGGGCACCAGCTACCTGCACTTCATGTTCGACCGCCACGAGGTTCTGCTCGCCAATGGTGCCTGGACCGAGAGCTTCCAGCCCGGCGACCAGACGCTGGGCGGGATGGGCAATTCGCAGCGTCAGGAAATCTTCGAGATCTTCCCGGAACTGCAGACCGCGAAGGGCCGCGAGGCCTATCAGGCGGCGCGCAAGACGCTCAAGAAGCATGAAGCCAACGTCCTGCGCATGAGCTGA
- the ypfJ gene encoding KPN_02809 family neutral zinc metallopeptidase encodes MQWRGRRGSRNIEDRRSQRRAGGGAIRLGGGGLGVVAIIVVAYFLGVDLTPLLDGGSGSGPVITQSGELSEREKAMGDFVSVTLADTEEVWQGVFQSDLGRQYDPAVLVLFSGVTQSPCGNASGATGPFYCPGDQKIYLDTAFFDTLSQQLGARGDFAAAYVVAHEVAHHVQDELGILGKVNEVRAQSSEAQANALSVRIELQADCFSGIWARRAEDQIGAIEPGDIAEAMNAAARIGDDTLQREAGRVPMPDSFTHGSSAQRQRWFERGYLSGELKQCDTFSTRNL; translated from the coding sequence ATGCAATGGCGGGGACGGCGCGGCAGCCGCAATATCGAGGACCGGCGCAGCCAGCGCAGGGCAGGGGGCGGCGCAATCCGTCTGGGCGGCGGCGGCCTCGGCGTGGTCGCGATCATCGTGGTGGCCTATTTCCTCGGGGTCGATCTGACGCCGCTGCTCGATGGCGGGTCGGGCTCGGGGCCGGTGATCACGCAATCGGGCGAGCTGAGCGAACGCGAGAAGGCGATGGGCGATTTCGTCTCGGTGACGCTGGCCGATACCGAGGAGGTCTGGCAGGGCGTGTTCCAATCCGACCTGGGACGGCAATACGATCCGGCGGTGCTGGTACTCTTTAGCGGGGTCACGCAATCGCCCTGCGGCAATGCGAGCGGCGCGACGGGGCCGTTCTACTGTCCGGGCGATCAGAAAATCTATCTCGATACGGCGTTTTTCGACACGCTGAGCCAGCAGCTCGGCGCGCGGGGCGATTTCGCCGCCGCCTATGTCGTGGCGCATGAGGTGGCCCACCACGTTCAGGACGAGCTGGGGATTCTCGGTAAGGTTAACGAAGTGCGCGCGCAAAGCTCCGAGGCGCAGGCTAATGCGCTCTCGGTGCGCATCGAGTTGCAGGCCGATTGCTTCTCGGGGATCTGGGCGCGCCGCGCCGAAGATCAGATCGGCGCGATCGAGCCGGGCGACATCGCGGAGGCCATGAACGCCGCGGCACGGATCGGGGACGATACGCTGCAACGCGAGGCCGGCCGGGTGCCGATGCCCGACAGCTTCACCCATGGCAGCTCCGCTCAACGGCAACGCTGGTTCGAGCGGGGCTATCTGAGCGGTGAGCTCAAACAATGCGACACGTTTTCAACGCGTAACCTCTAA
- a CDS encoding YqaA family protein, translating to MIRRIYDWTMARASHPHAMWYLAAVAFIEASVFPIPPDVLMIPMILARPWAAWRIALVATLSSVAGGCLGYLIGYGFMDAIGRPVLDFYGKADDFNTLAARFNQMGGWAVLIAGVTPFPYKVITIFAGATNLSPVLFLGVSFIARALRFFVVAGLLWKFGEPIKTFIERWLGPLFTIFVILLIGGFYLLKYL from the coding sequence ATGATCCGCCGCATCTACGACTGGACGATGGCCCGCGCGAGCCACCCGCATGCGATGTGGTATCTCGCCGCCGTCGCCTTCATCGAGGCCTCGGTCTTCCCGATCCCTCCGGATGTGCTGATGATCCCGATGATCCTCGCCCGGCCCTGGGCGGCTTGGCGCATCGCGCTGGTGGCGACGCTGTCGTCGGTCGCGGGCGGCTGTCTGGGCTACCTGATCGGTTATGGTTTCATGGATGCGATCGGCAGGCCGGTGCTGGATTTCTACGGCAAGGCGGACGATTTCAACACACTCGCCGCCCGGTTCAACCAGATGGGCGGCTGGGCCGTGCTGATCGCAGGTGTCACGCCTTTCCCCTACAAGGTGATCACGATCTTCGCGGGCGCCACGAACCTGAGCCCGGTTCTCTTCCTTGGCGTCTCCTTCATCGCCCGCGCGCTGCGCTTCTTCGTGGTCGCTGGCCTCCTTTGGAAATTCGGCGAGCCGATCAAGACCTTCATCGAACGTTGGCTCGGCCCGCTCTTCACTATCTTCGTCATCCTGCTGATCGGCGGGTTCTATCTTCTGAAATATCTCTGA
- a CDS encoding disulfide bond formation protein B has product MQDRLQTQTSFRGLVGLAAAGSAVVLAGAFVFQALGYAPCHLCLLQRWPHLVAILIGLAILAFRLPGWTALLGMLAALTTSVLGFYHSGVERKIFQGPTDCTSNGVDTTVSAADLLKQINEAPLVRCDEIPWDIFGITMANLNAIGSLVLAGIWLWAFLKSRRA; this is encoded by the coding sequence ATGCAAGATCGCCTGCAAACCCAGACCTCTTTCCGCGGCCTCGTCGGCCTCGCCGCCGCAGGCTCCGCCGTCGTGCTGGCCGGGGCCTTCGTGTTTCAGGCCTTGGGCTATGCGCCCTGCCACCTGTGCCTGCTGCAACGCTGGCCGCATCTGGTCGCAATCCTGATCGGGCTTGCGATCCTCGCCTTCCGTCTGCCCGGCTGGACTGCGCTTCTGGGCATGCTGGCGGCGCTGACGACCTCGGTGCTGGGCTTCTATCATTCGGGCGTCGAGCGGAAGATCTTCCAAGGTCCGACCGATTGCACCTCGAATGGCGTCGACACCACCGTCTCCGCCGCCGACCTGCTCAAACAGATCAACGAAGCCCCGCTGGTGCGCTGCGACGAGATTCCGTGGGACATCTTCGGCATCACCATGGCGAACCTCAACGCAATCGGCTCGCTCGTTCTTGCGGGCATCTGGCTCTGGGCGTTCCTCAAGTCGCGCCGCGCCTGA
- a CDS encoding PfkB family carbohydrate kinase, which translates to MSESRPDILCIGSVLWDIIGRASVHMHEGSDVPGRIERLPGGVAMNIAMTLHRFGLKPAVLTALGRDSQGNDLIRTAEVLGVDCSYLYRSDDLPTDRYMAIEGANGLIAAIADAHSLEAAGEKILAPLSDGRLGTENEPWTGAIALDGNLTEALLSQIAHSPLFAKADLRVAPASPGKAERLMPLLRHPAATLYVNLEEAGILCQGRFDSAQHAAETLLERGAQRVLVTDGGKAAADGSAVAGNVIASAPPPVLVTRVTGAGDTFMAAHLVAEQRGAGREEALERALTAAARYVSGELAT; encoded by the coding sequence ATGAGCGAATCCAGACCTGATATTTTGTGCATCGGTTCGGTCCTGTGGGACATCATCGGCCGCGCCTCGGTGCATATGCACGAGGGCTCCGACGTGCCGGGGCGGATCGAGCGGCTGCCCGGCGGCGTTGCGATGAACATCGCGATGACGCTCCATCGGTTCGGGCTGAAACCGGCCGTGCTGACCGCGCTCGGGCGCGACAGCCAGGGCAACGACCTGATCCGGACCGCCGAGGTGCTGGGCGTCGATTGCAGCTATCTCTACCGCTCCGACGACCTTCCGACCGACCGCTACATGGCGATCGAAGGGGCGAACGGACTGATCGCGGCCATCGCGGATGCGCATTCGCTGGAGGCGGCGGGCGAGAAGATCCTCGCACCGCTTTCCGACGGGCGGCTCGGCACGGAAAACGAGCCGTGGACCGGCGCCATCGCACTCGACGGCAACCTGACCGAGGCTCTGCTCAGCCAGATCGCGCATTCGCCTCTGTTCGCCAAGGCCGACCTGCGCGTGGCGCCTGCCAGCCCCGGCAAGGCGGAAAGGTTGATGCCGCTTCTGAGGCATCCGGCGGCGACGCTTTACGTCAATCTCGAAGAGGCGGGCATCCTGTGCCAGGGCCGCTTCGACAGCGCCCAGCACGCCGCCGAAACGCTACTGGAGCGCGGGGCGCAGCGCGTGCTCGTGACGGATGGCGGCAAGGCGGCCGCCGACGGAAGTGCTGTCGCGGGCAACGTGATCGCCTCGGCGCCGCCCCCCGTCCTCGTGACCCGCGTGACCGGCGCGGGCGATACTTTCATGGCCGCGCATCTCGTGGCCGAACAGCGCGGCGCGGGTCGTGAGGAGGCGCTGGAGCGCGCTCTGACCGCCGCCGCGCGCTACGTTTCCGGAGAACTGGCCACATGA
- a CDS encoding pseudouridine-5'-phosphate glycosidase, with amino-acid sequence MTAPLTFAAEVADAKALNRPIVALESTIITHGMPYPQNLETAQAVEAEIRKAGAVPATIAVMGGKIHIGLEPEELEQLAQTKDAMKVSRADLAVCLAKGATGATTVAATMICANLAGIDVFATGGIGGVHRGAEDSFDISADLLELAQTPVSVVAAGAKAILDLPKTLEVLETHGVPVIAYGQDAFPAFWSRNSGLPAPLRADSAAEIAKSQLARASLGLPGGQLIANPIPEEAEIAREEIVPVIEQALSEAEAQGIAAKAVTPFLLSRIFELTEGRSLEANIALVLNNARLAAAIAGEIITARGA; translated from the coding sequence ATGACCGCCCCCCTCACCTTCGCCGCCGAAGTCGCTGATGCGAAAGCACTAAACCGTCCCATCGTCGCGCTCGAGTCGACGATCATTACCCACGGGATGCCCTATCCGCAGAATCTTGAAACCGCGCAGGCGGTCGAGGCCGAGATCCGCAAGGCGGGCGCGGTACCGGCTACGATCGCGGTGATGGGCGGCAAGATCCATATCGGGCTGGAGCCGGAGGAACTGGAGCAGCTCGCGCAGACCAAGGACGCGATGAAGGTGAGCCGCGCCGATCTGGCGGTGTGCCTCGCGAAGGGCGCGACCGGTGCCACCACCGTCGCCGCCACCATGATCTGCGCGAACCTCGCGGGCATCGACGTCTTTGCCACCGGCGGGATCGGCGGCGTCCATCGCGGTGCCGAAGACAGCTTCGACATCTCCGCGGACCTTCTGGAACTGGCACAGACTCCGGTCAGCGTGGTCGCGGCCGGTGCGAAGGCGATCCTCGATCTGCCGAAGACGCTCGAAGTGCTGGAGACCCACGGCGTGCCGGTCATCGCCTACGGGCAAGACGCCTTCCCCGCTTTCTGGTCGCGCAATTCCGGCCTTCCCGCGCCGCTGCGCGCCGATAGCGCCGCCGAGATCGCCAAGTCGCAACTCGCGCGCGCGTCGCTCGGTCTGCCAGGCGGCCAGCTGATCGCGAACCCGATCCCCGAAGAAGCCGAAATTGCCCGCGAAGAGATCGTGCCGGTGATCGAACAGGCGCTGAGCGAGGCCGAGGCGCAGGGCATCGCGGCGAAGGCCGTCACGCCTTTCCTGCTGTCGCGCATCTTCGAACTGACCGAAGGCCGCTCGCTCGAGGCCAATATCGCCCTCGTTCTGAACAATGCCCGTCTGGCTGCCGCAATCGCGGGCGAAATCATCACAGCTCGCGGCGCCTGA
- a CDS encoding DUF502 domain-containing protein, whose amino-acid sequence MTKDDSHPRRRSRFGALRASFFTGLIVVAPIGLTIWLMWTMAGWVDGWVLPLVPPELRPERYIGINVRGLGVIIFLVFTVIVGWLAKGFFGRTMIRFGESIVDRLPFVRTVYNGLKQIAETVLSQSEGKFDRACIIEYPSEGLKAIAFVSSTAKGEIAAQAEDGDPLISVFLPTTPNPTSGFLLFVPESKVTYLQMSVEDAAKLIISAGLVYPQPKPVKEPRKSKAKIQSNNA is encoded by the coding sequence ATGACCAAAGACGATTCCCATCCGCGCCGCCGCTCGCGTTTCGGCGCACTGCGCGCCTCCTTCTTTACCGGGTTGATCGTCGTCGCGCCGATCGGCCTGACGATCTGGCTGATGTGGACGATGGCCGGTTGGGTCGACGGCTGGGTGCTGCCGCTGGTGCCGCCCGAGCTGCGCCCCGAACGCTATATCGGCATCAATGTACGCGGGCTCGGCGTCATCATCTTCCTGGTATTCACGGTCATCGTCGGCTGGCTCGCGAAGGGCTTTTTCGGCCGCACGATGATCCGCTTCGGCGAAAGCATCGTCGACCGGCTGCCCTTCGTGCGCACGGTCTATAACGGTCTCAAGCAGATCGCGGAAACGGTGCTAAGCCAGTCCGAGGGCAAGTTCGACCGCGCCTGCATCATCGAGTATCCGAGCGAGGGCCTGAAGGCGATCGCCTTCGTGTCGTCGACCGCGAAGGGCGAGATCGCGGCACAGGCCGAGGACGGCGACCCGCTGATCTCGGTGTTCCTGCCGACGACGCCGAACCCGACCTCGGGCTTCCTGCTCTTCGTGCCGGAATCGAAGGTCACCTATCTCCAGATGTCGGTCGAGGATGCGGCGAAGCTGATCATCTCGGCAGGTCTTGTCTATCCGCAGCCCAAACCGGTGAAGGAGCCGCGCAAGTCGAAGGCGAAGATTCAGTCGAACAACGCCTGA
- a CDS encoding patatin-like phospholipase family protein yields the protein MNRKSINLALQGGGAHGAFTWGVLDRFLDEEWLDYAAISGTSAGALNGAAFKAGYARAGRQGARESLDELWSQVAESVDLRLERLMPAQVPGSEALKRWFDAFTPAAFIDGMSRVFSPYDAGPFYVNPLSSVVERFRYRDVCAEEGPRLHVSATNVRTGKVRVFTGEEITADAILASACLPEIFQAVEIDDPKTGRTEAYWDGGYTGNPPLFPLFEPAYPRDVVVISINPLWRDEIPRTPAQIDERINEISFNTSLLRELRAINFVHRLIREDRLPEGSMKDVLIHMIADDDVMTELGAKSKILPEWGMLAKLKLAGRAAADRWLEAHADKIGKEASTDLQALFD from the coding sequence ATGAACCGCAAGAGCATCAATCTCGCATTGCAGGGCGGGGGCGCACATGGCGCGTTCACCTGGGGCGTTCTCGACCGATTTCTGGATGAAGAGTGGCTGGACTACGCGGCGATCTCCGGCACCTCTGCCGGGGCGCTGAACGGGGCTGCGTTCAAGGCGGGCTATGCGCGAGCTGGCCGTCAGGGCGCGCGCGAGTCGCTCGACGAGCTCTGGAGCCAGGTGGCCGAAAGCGTCGATCTGCGGCTCGAGCGGTTGATGCCCGCGCAAGTGCCCGGATCCGAGGCGCTGAAACGCTGGTTCGACGCTTTCACCCCTGCGGCCTTCATCGACGGCATGTCGCGCGTCTTTTCGCCCTATGATGCAGGGCCGTTCTACGTCAATCCGCTGAGCTCGGTGGTCGAACGGTTCCGATATCGCGATGTCTGCGCGGAAGAGGGGCCACGGCTGCATGTCTCGGCGACCAATGTGCGCACCGGCAAGGTCCGTGTCTTCACCGGCGAAGAAATTACAGCGGATGCCATCCTCGCCTCGGCCTGCCTGCCCGAGATTTTCCAGGCGGTCGAAATCGACGACCCGAAGACGGGCCGCACAGAGGCATATTGGGATGGCGGCTATACCGGAAATCCGCCGCTTTTCCCGCTGTTCGAACCCGCCTATCCGCGCGACGTCGTGGTGATTTCGATCAACCCCCTCTGGCGCGACGAAATCCCCCGGACGCCCGCGCAGATCGACGAACGGATCAACGAGATCAGCTTCAACACCTCGCTGCTGCGGGAATTGCGCGCGATCAATTTCGTACATCGGCTGATCCGCGAAGACCGGCTGCCGGAGGGGTCGATGAAGGATGTGCTGATCCACATGATCGCCGATGACGACGTCATGACCGAGCTGGGTGCGAAGTCCAAAATCCTTCCCGAATGGGGGATGCTGGCAAAGCTGAAACTGGCAGGCCGGGCGGCGGCGGATCGCTGGCTCGAAGCTCACGCCGACAAGATCGGCAAAGAGGCGTCGACCGACCTTCAGGCGTTGTTCGACTGA
- a CDS encoding YIP1 family protein, which produces MQPDLKEWLIRSFTDPKSVARDLIGLNLSGNARFMAMVLVVVMTAILGTLAQLVFSFITKVDIGTVTPPLTVVGLQAALLVYGAFAMSFVGQRFGGNGKFSDALLLLTWIEFVLMIGQMIQVVLMVFFPISATLMSVLLVALMFYLLVQFTMVLHGFENPLATGFGVILTFLGSAMIAGIVLVSTGLVQMPADPASL; this is translated from the coding sequence ATGCAGCCCGACCTTAAAGAATGGCTTATCCGCAGCTTCACCGATCCCAAATCGGTTGCGCGCGATTTGATCGGGCTGAATCTGAGCGGCAATGCGCGGTTCATGGCGATGGTGCTGGTTGTCGTGATGACGGCGATCCTCGGCACGCTCGCGCAGCTGGTGTTCTCGTTCATCACCAAGGTCGATATCGGCACGGTGACGCCGCCGCTGACCGTCGTGGGGCTGCAGGCAGCCCTTCTGGTCTATGGCGCCTTCGCAATGTCTTTCGTCGGCCAACGCTTTGGCGGGAATGGGAAATTCTCGGATGCGCTGCTGCTTCTGACCTGGATTGAGTTCGTTCTGATGATCGGTCAGATGATCCAGGTCGTGCTTATGGTGTTCTTCCCGATCTCGGCCACTCTGATGTCGGTGCTGCTGGTGGCGCTGATGTTCTACTTGCTGGTGCAGTTCACGATGGTTCTGCACGGGTTCGAAAACCCCTTGGCAACCGGCTTCGGGGTTATCTTGACCTTTCTGGGCTCGGCGATGATCGCGGGGATCGTGCTGGTCTCGACCGGCCTCGTGCAAATGCCCGCAGACCCCGCGTCACTCTGA
- a CDS encoding Yip1 family protein, with translation MSATDDIRRSYRRPRVVMREHLARPASEPRALVFLLAALTVIFIAQWPRLSRIAHEMPDQPMVGLMMGTVLALLATVPVFYAIAALSHLVLRLLGGQGSWYGARVALFWSLLVVSPLMLLQGLVAGFIGRGAELSLVSALVTVAFVLLWGAALRVVEFEGKTN, from the coding sequence ATGTCCGCGACCGACGATATCCGGCGCAGCTACCGGCGTCCGCGCGTGGTGATGCGCGAGCATCTCGCACGCCCGGCTTCCGAGCCGCGCGCGCTGGTCTTCCTGCTTGCGGCGCTGACCGTGATCTTCATCGCGCAATGGCCGCGGTTGTCGCGGATCGCCCATGAGATGCCCGACCAGCCGATGGTCGGGCTGATGATGGGCACGGTGCTGGCGCTGCTGGCCACCGTGCCCGTTTTCTACGCGATTGCGGCATTGAGCCACCTTGTGCTGCGCCTCCTTGGCGGGCAGGGAAGCTGGTATGGTGCGCGCGTCGCACTGTTCTGGTCGCTTCTGGTGGTCTCGCCGCTGATGCTGTTGCAAGGGCTGGTCGCGGGGTTCATCGGACGCGGCGCGGAACTTTCGCTCGTCTCCGCGCTTGTGACCGTAGCCTTCGTCCTGCTATGGGGCGCAGCGTTGCGGGTGGTGGAATTCGAAGGAAAAACAAACTGA